A window from Taeniopygia guttata chromosome 10, bTaeGut7.mat, whole genome shotgun sequence encodes these proteins:
- the FAM81A gene encoding protein FAM81A, with the protein MAHRSPIFPTLAPSERRVRNIPLHSQALTAVPLASASLVDQLEDRILSHEKTTAALVEHAFRIKEDIVSTLHRMQNKGGGDRLARQLLEEHIRNITAIVRQLNRDIEMLQEQIRVRDNLSYGTNSTLKSLEMRQLSGLGDLRGRVARCDAGLARLSAEHKITYERLQSLSKDQHTSKLILESKIKEAEIQISHLLSRVEQSIMQQEAKLKIAYKESNQQLQVLDTKLKDAVEELSNQILSARSWLEQEHGRTEKELVQKIDQLSLTFKESTEMSERGIEMKFNQMAEKIERIEEMQKITMEAHESKQTEEKINIRIVKLQNEINEDIKEMKAEVNAGFAAIYESIGSLRQVLEAKMKLDRDELQKQIHQMKQEVPGWGEAGP; encoded by the exons ATGGCCCACCGAAGCCCAATCTTCCCAACTCTTGCCCCTTCTGAAAG ACGGGTCCGAAACATCCCTCTGCACAGCCAGGCGCTGACAGCGGTCCCGCTGGCATCGGCCAGCCTGGTGGATCAGCTGGAGGACAGAATCCTGAGCCATGAGAAAACAACAGCGGCCCTTGTGGAACACGCTTTTCGCATTAAGGAGGACATTGTTTCCACGCTGCACAGAATGCAGAACAAAGGCGGGGGTGACCGGCTAGCGAGGCAACTCCTGGAGGAGCACATCCGAAACATTACTGCGATAGTGAGGCAGCTCAATCGGGACATCGAG ATGCTGCAGGAACAGATTCGTGTCAGAGACAATCTCAGCTATGGAACAAATTCTACCCTGAAGAGTCTTGAAATGCGGCAGCTTTCTGGCCTAGGAGATCTTCGGGGAAGAGTTGCAAG GTGTGATGCTGGGTTAGCCAGGCTGTCTGCAGAGCATAAAATTACATATGAAAGACTTCAGAGTCTAAGTAAAGATCAACACACCTCCAAGCTGATCTTAGAATCTAAAATCAAAGAGGCAGAAATACAG ATTTCTCATCTGCTGAGCAGAGTAGAGCAATCGATAATGCAACAAGAAGCAAAGCTGAAGATTGCCTACAAAGAGAGCAACCAACAGCTGCAAGTTCTGGACACAAA ATTAAAAGATGCTGTTGAGGAGCTCAGCAATCAGATTTTGTCTGCACGGAGCTGGCTGGAACAGGAACATGGAAGAACTGAAAAGGAGCTTGTGCAAAAAATTGATCAACTCTCACTGACTTTTAAGGAAAGCACT GAGATGAGTGAGAGAGGTATTGAGATGAAATTCAACCAAATGGCAGAGAAAATTGAGAGAATAGAAGAAATGCAGAAGATAACCATGGAGGCACATGAATCAAAACAGACtgaagaaaagataaatattcGCATTGTCAAACTTCAGAATGAGATAAATGAAGATataaaagaaatgaaagctgAAGTTAATGCTG GGTTTGCAGCTATCTATGAGAGCATTGGGTCTCTACGGCAAGTTCTAGAAGCAAAAATGAAGCTGGACAGAGATGAACTCCAGAAGCAGATCCACCAAATGAAGCAGGAGGTTCCAGGATGGGGAGAAGCTGGACCATGA
- the LOC100223567 gene encoding uncharacterized protein has protein sequence MLPSVTLKCVGATLRSKRESACAAAQQRDGSELGIPGEPEPCRAPGRGCATREHARCGGSRTGSPGSAVTVPGAPSQAGGSEPGRGLRATPGALWRNRCDRLRCRAVPSRRERGDRGGAICPALPCPALPCPALPCPRIGPTGGPGPAVRGSPVGAAKVAATRVYDSRQDAAVQTALYGHATRGTEPGQPPRSLTGAGSGQGRAARRSRASPPPAEPRSAPGALPFPSAVTAGAQPGLRPPALPAGCAERMGWDGMGWERGGRRRPGCGSGSGCQDAVTMGTRCALAGGALRIAPSSQLFRGSARSWGSSEGREGPRKQRRSLRHGGRAAGTERGPCRASRARKRRPPDRKFRGDERR, from the coding sequence ATGCTTCCCAGTGTTACTCTGAAGTGCGTTGGGGCAACGCTTCGGAGTAAGCGAGAaagtgcctgtgctgcagctcagcaaaGGGATGGGTCAGAGCTCGGCATCCCGGGAGAGCCAGAGCCGTGCCGAGCCCCTGGGCGCGGCTGTGCCACTCGTGAACACGCGCGGTGCGGTGGCAGCCGGACGGGCTCCCCCGGCAGCGCGGTGACCGTGCCCGGGGCTCCGAGCCAGGCCGGGGGCTCCGAGCCAGGCCGGGGGCTCCGAGCCACGCCGGGGGCCCTCTGGAGAAATAGGTGCGATCGGCTCCGGTGCCGGGCCGTGCCGAGCCGCCGTGAGCGGGGGGATCGCGGCGGAGCgatctgccctgccctgccctgccctgccctgccctgccctgccctgccctgcccgcggATCGGCCCCACGGGGGGTCCAGGCCCCGCGGTTCGGGGGTCGCCGGTGGGCGCGGCGAAGGTTGCGGCGACACGGGTGTACGACAGCCGACAGGACGCCGCGGTGCAGACAGCACTCTATGGCCATGCAACACGGGGGACAGAGCCGGGACAGCCTCCGCGCTCACTCACCGGtgctggctcagggcagggcagggctgcccgccgctcccgcgcaTCCCCGCCGCCGGCCgagccccgctccgctccgggCGCGCTGCCGTTCCCGAGCGCCGTGACCGCCGGTGCGCAGCCGGGGCTCCGTCCGCCCGCCCTCCCGGCCGGCTGCGCGGAGcggatgggatgggatgggatgggatgggagcgGGGCGGCCGCCGCAGGCCGGGctgcgggagcgggagcggtTGCCAGGACGCCGTCACCATGGGAACGCGCTGCGCCCTGGCGGGGGGAGCCCTTCGCATCGCCCCCTCCTCGCAGCTATTCCGCGGCAGTGCCCGATCCTGGGGAAGCAGCGAGGGACGGGAAGGGCCCCGCAAACAGCGGCGCTCCCTGCGGCACGGGGGGCGAGCGGCGGGGACGGAGCGGGGGCCGTGCCGCGCCTCCCGCGCCCGCAAACGCCGGCCTCCAGACAGAAAGTTCCGTGGTGACGAACGGCGGTGA